One Phocaeicola dorei genomic region harbors:
- a CDS encoding glycosyltransferase family 2 protein encodes MNLLTIFTPTYNREHTLPRLYESLKRQTNMNFEWLVINDGSTDDTVSLLKQWQAEETGFDKRFYTIDNGGKNRAINRALDLTKAQYFMILDSDDLLTDDAVEQIISAFDGITDEHIIGISKKRGDLNRKPLKQTYNIPNSIGYVECSNLERTHYGLDVDMAEVFYTEKLNRYRFPVWQGENFTPEEVIWNRIALDGYKLRWYNQVVYLCEYQQGGLSDSTWRLLRDNPMGYAMMYRQRIIISKKMCEKRYNAAQMVALSLLGGHLAYALKAISYDFLLYVSIPMGIVIACRRWFQFKRLS; translated from the coding sequence ATGAATTTACTGACCATATTCACTCCTACTTATAATCGCGAACATACATTACCACGATTGTATGAGTCATTGAAACGGCAGACCAACATGAACTTTGAATGGTTGGTTATCAATGACGGCTCAACGGACGATACGGTTTCGCTGTTGAAGCAATGGCAAGCAGAGGAGACTGGTTTTGATAAACGGTTCTATACGATTGATAATGGAGGAAAGAACCGGGCGATTAACCGAGCCTTAGATTTGACAAAGGCACAGTATTTTATGATATTGGATAGCGATGACTTACTGACTGATGATGCTGTCGAGCAGATTATCTCGGCTTTTGATGGAATTACGGATGAACACATCATAGGTATATCCAAAAAAAGAGGGGATTTGAACAGAAAACCGTTGAAACAAACATATAATATTCCGAATTCTATAGGATATGTAGAGTGCAGTAATTTGGAGCGGACGCATTATGGTTTAGATGTGGATATGGCAGAGGTGTTTTACACCGAGAAACTGAATCGTTATCGTTTTCCTGTTTGGCAGGGGGAAAATTTTACTCCGGAAGAAGTTATCTGGAATCGTATAGCATTAGATGGATATAAATTAAGATGGTATAATCAAGTGGTTTATCTTTGCGAGTACCAACAAGGAGGGCTAAGCGACAGTACTTGGCGTTTGCTAAGAGATAATCCGATGGGTTATGCTATGATGTATCGACAGCGGATCATAATTTCAAAAAAAATGTGTGAAAAGAGATACAATGCTGCTCAAATGGTGGCACTTTCTTTATTAGGAGGGCATCTTGCTTATGCACTGAAAGCTATTTCATATGATTTTTTGCTCTATGTCAGTATCCCGATGGGGATTGTAATTGCGTGCAGAAGATGGTTTCAATTTAAGCGATTATCATAA
- a CDS encoding glycosyltransferase family 2 protein produces MKPYVTIVVPFWNAATTLSNCIDSVLNQTRNDWELILVDDGSVDDGYKICAQYAEKDNRIRLLCRDHEGVGAARNAAMDETQGKFICFVDADDFVEPNYLEKLCSCPDVDLVVCGYMVDEYNSKGQLLSSTDHIEQNLTVVEFKNRVQLEMAFASGIMNINCNKLYKIDIIRKYNIKYGNYSINEDFIFMIGYLKYAQNIRFIPHALYHWIRVQGVATGVSSIPENLLQIYELSHRMLSDYLNNAQVVNRIAYQSYEMLIYKYMNQLMQGLITKQYCFEGLKSLHKSPWVRQAFLAYTPHHMGERFFYWLHRIGWFCLSYRIYKKVLQ; encoded by the coding sequence ATGAAACCTTATGTTACGATTGTTGTTCCATTCTGGAATGCAGCCACTACATTAAGTAATTGTATAGATTCTGTCTTGAATCAGACGAGGAATGATTGGGAATTGATTTTGGTGGATGATGGGTCTGTCGACGATGGTTACAAGATCTGTGCCCAGTATGCGGAGAAAGATAATAGAATTCGTTTGTTGTGTCGTGACCACGAAGGTGTAGGAGCTGCACGCAATGCTGCTATGGATGAGACACAGGGGAAATTTATCTGCTTTGTGGATGCAGATGATTTTGTTGAGCCCAATTATTTGGAAAAACTTTGTTCTTGTCCGGATGTAGACCTTGTAGTTTGCGGATATATGGTAGATGAGTATAATAGTAAGGGACAATTGCTTTCTTCGACAGATCACATCGAACAAAATCTTACTGTGGTGGAGTTCAAGAATAGAGTGCAGTTGGAAATGGCATTTGCATCTGGTATCATGAATATAAATTGTAACAAGCTTTATAAAATTGATATTATCCGAAAATACAATATTAAATATGGAAATTACTCTATAAATGAGGATTTCATTTTTATGATTGGATACTTGAAATATGCTCAAAATATTAGATTCATTCCTCATGCTTTATATCATTGGATACGAGTGCAGGGAGTAGCAACAGGAGTATCATCTATTCCAGAGAATTTGTTGCAAATATATGAACTTTCTCATAGAATGCTGTCGGATTATCTGAATAACGCACAGGTCGTCAATCGTATAGCCTATCAATCTTACGAAATGCTTATATACAAATATATGAATCAATTGATGCAAGGCTTAATTACTAAACAATATTGTTTTGAAGGATTAAAATCACTGCATAAAAGTCCTTGGGTACGTCAAGCTTTTTTAGCTTATACACCGCATCATATGGGTGAGCGTTTCTTTTACTGGCTGCACCGTATAGGCTGGTTTTGTTTGTCTTATAGGATTTATAAAAAAGTTTTGCAATGA
- a CDS encoding glycosyltransferase produces MKNQSSHQNRQPIKHGTTPPRIFIAIQYLEIGGAERSLIGLLNALDYSRCQVDLFVYRHSGEFMNLIPKEVNLLPEVKKYTTLTRPIRKIIREGYWDIAAGRIAAHLLDWCYRKRRKAKESQAIFQYVADCTTPFLPSINEGRTYDLAISFLTPHNIVRDKVKAQQKWAWIHTDYSFIDINTRRELPVWGAFGRIISISESVSKGFLSKFPSLECKLILMENILSETFIREQAELPFDTSFLQAFEGREGQTKHPVLLCTVGRFSYPKAIDRAVYICRQLVQQGIDVCWYVVGYGGDKPLIRKAIAETGMEKHFVLAGKQMNPYPYIKACDIYVQPSRYEGKAVTVREAQILGKPVVITRFPTSSSQLEEGVDGIIIPNNVEGAAEGLAQFIADKRQQEAIKAQLRIRHYGNEKEVGKIYSAIEG; encoded by the coding sequence ATGAAAAATCAGTCATCACATCAAAATAGACAGCCAATCAAACATGGCACAACGCCTCCCCGTATTTTCATCGCCATCCAATACCTGGAGATAGGCGGGGCAGAACGCTCGCTGATCGGCTTGCTCAATGCCCTAGACTATTCGCGTTGCCAAGTGGATCTGTTTGTCTACCGGCATAGCGGGGAATTTATGAACCTCATACCCAAGGAAGTGAATCTTCTGCCCGAAGTAAAAAAGTACACCACCCTCACCCGCCCTATCCGGAAAATTATCCGCGAAGGGTATTGGGACATTGCTGCCGGGCGCATCGCAGCACACCTTTTGGACTGGTGTTACAGGAAACGGAGGAAGGCAAAAGAAAGTCAGGCCATATTTCAATATGTAGCAGACTGTACTACTCCATTCCTGCCCTCCATCAACGAAGGCCGGACGTATGACCTGGCCATCAGTTTCCTTACACCGCACAACATTGTGCGCGACAAAGTAAAGGCACAGCAAAAATGGGCATGGATTCATACCGACTATTCCTTTATTGACATCAATACCCGCCGGGAATTGCCGGTATGGGGAGCTTTCGGCCGCATCATCTCCATTTCTGAATCGGTTTCCAAAGGTTTTCTTTCAAAATTCCCTTCATTAGAATGCAAGTTGATACTGATGGAAAATATCCTGTCCGAAACTTTTATACGTGAACAGGCGGAACTGCCCTTCGACACTTCTTTCCTACAAGCATTCGAAGGACGAGAAGGACAAACAAAACATCCTGTTCTGCTCTGTACCGTAGGACGGTTCTCTTATCCTAAAGCCATCGACCGGGCAGTGTACATCTGCCGTCAATTGGTGCAACAGGGCATTGACGTTTGTTGGTATGTCGTAGGGTATGGCGGAGATAAACCGTTGATACGGAAAGCGATTGCGGAAACGGGGATGGAAAAACATTTCGTTTTGGCTGGCAAGCAAATGAATCCCTACCCTTACATCAAGGCATGTGACATTTATGTACAGCCTTCGCGTTACGAAGGCAAAGCAGTAACGGTGCGTGAAGCGCAGATATTGGGAAAACCGGTGGTCATTACCCGTTTTCCTACCTCCTCAAGCCAACTGGAAGAAGGGGTGGACGGCATTATCATCCCAAACAATGTGGAAGGAGCGGCTGAAGGATTGGCACAGTTCATTGCCGACAAACGACAACAAGAAGCCATCAAGGCACAACTACGAATCCGCCATTATGGGAACGAAAAAGAAGTCGGTAAAATTTATTCAGCAATAGAAGGATAA
- a CDS encoding glycosyltransferase family 2 protein, giving the protein MEQNKIETDKKTLTIFTPTYNRAYTLHLGYEALSRQTCKDFIWLIVDDGSTDDTLEWVEKWIAERKIDIRYHYQENQGMHAAHNTAYRLIDTELNTCVDSDDYMPDDAVEKIITFWNAHGSKEVAGIIGLDADFQGNLIGTPFPYECRRTTLGGFYAQGGRGDKKLVYRTDVIKQYPEYPIFEGEKYVSLGYKYQLIDQDYPLLALNEVLVNVEYRPDGSSLNMYRQYIRNPRGFAFIRKSSMQLAPTSQRRFIEAMHYVADSLLARNPHFLSESPRKWLTLSALLPGITWYGYIRYKARKLS; this is encoded by the coding sequence ATGGAACAAAACAAGATAGAAACAGATAAGAAGACGCTGACCATCTTCACGCCGACATATAACCGTGCCTATACTCTGCATTTAGGTTACGAAGCCCTGTCACGGCAGACCTGCAAAGATTTCATCTGGCTGATTGTGGATGACGGTTCGACCGACGATACCCTTGAATGGGTGGAAAAATGGATAGCAGAGAGGAAAATAGACATCCGCTACCATTATCAGGAGAACCAAGGAATGCATGCTGCACACAATACGGCTTATCGGTTGATCGACACAGAGTTGAACACTTGCGTCGACTCGGATGATTATATGCCCGATGATGCAGTGGAGAAGATTATCACATTCTGGAACGCACACGGTTCAAAAGAAGTAGCAGGAATCATCGGACTGGATGCTGATTTCCAAGGAAATTTAATCGGTACGCCTTTTCCTTATGAATGCAGGCGGACTACTTTAGGCGGATTCTATGCACAAGGCGGGCGGGGAGACAAAAAACTGGTGTATCGCACGGATGTCATCAAACAATATCCCGAATATCCCATTTTTGAAGGAGAGAAATATGTATCACTCGGTTATAAATACCAATTGATAGATCAGGATTACCCTTTACTGGCCTTGAACGAAGTGTTGGTAAACGTAGAATACCGCCCCGACGGTTCAAGCTTGAACATGTACCGCCAATACATACGTAACCCGCGAGGCTTTGCTTTTATCCGCAAAAGTTCCATGCAACTGGCTCCTACCTCACAACGACGTTTCATCGAAGCGATGCACTATGTGGCAGACAGTTTGTTGGCACGAAATCCCCATTTTCTATCGGAGTCACCACGCAAATGGCTGACCCTATCCGCTTTGCTTCCGGGAATAACCTGGTATGGATATATACGGTATAAAGCACGAAAATTATCATGA
- a CDS encoding acyltransferase, producing MKQDSKFDLLRLLACLMVIAMHAPLPDSAEGNGLFLSTLSYLTAPCIGLFFMVSGALLLPVRTGASIFLKRRFGKILFPTLFWSLFYLGCNTLMRDESIDWLRTLGSLPFSPQGNPVLWFMYTLIGLYLLAPVLSRWLNYASRTEIEFYLGLWGISLCFPIVRPVVNINTGDTGILYYFTGYAGYFVLGYYLKQYPKRIPWKALFPLLTVAMAAPVVCKTAGWKVDFYDLFWYLSVFVAIQCVSWYRMAECIEHWQIWLRMRKTLTQLSSLSFGIYLIHIFIMRYLLWQWEFIRVIDSYIVQTTIVSLLTFAGSVLASYLISFLPGAQYIIGHTHYESTRLK from the coding sequence ATGAAACAAGATTCTAAATTCGACCTCCTCCGCCTTTTAGCCTGTCTCATGGTCATCGCCATGCACGCTCCGCTACCCGATAGTGCGGAGGGGAACGGATTGTTCCTGTCTACATTGAGCTATTTGACTGCTCCTTGTATCGGACTGTTCTTTATGGTATCAGGGGCATTATTGCTTCCTGTCCGTACAGGAGCAAGTATTTTCTTGAAAAGGAGATTCGGGAAAATATTGTTCCCTACTCTGTTTTGGAGCTTGTTCTATTTAGGTTGTAACACGCTGATGAGAGACGAATCTATTGACTGGCTGCGAACCTTGGGATCTTTACCTTTTTCACCACAAGGCAATCCGGTCTTGTGGTTCATGTACACTTTGATAGGATTATACTTATTGGCTCCTGTTTTGAGTCGATGGTTGAACTATGCGAGTCGGACAGAAATCGAGTTTTATTTGGGACTATGGGGAATCAGCCTATGTTTCCCCATAGTCCGTCCAGTAGTAAATATCAATACCGGAGATACTGGAATTCTTTATTACTTTACGGGTTATGCAGGTTATTTTGTCTTGGGATATTATTTGAAACAATATCCTAAAAGAATTCCATGGAAAGCATTGTTTCCTTTGCTGACGGTCGCCATGGCAGCACCAGTCGTATGCAAAACAGCCGGATGGAAAGTCGATTTCTATGATCTGTTTTGGTATCTGTCTGTTTTTGTAGCAATTCAATGTGTGAGCTGGTATCGTATGGCAGAATGCATAGAACATTGGCAGATCTGGCTACGGATGAGAAAGACACTTACCCAGCTTTCCTCACTCTCGTTCGGCATTTATCTGATACATATTTTCATCATGCGTTACCTACTTTGGCAATGGGAGTTCATTCGTGTCATCGACTCATACATTGTACAAACAACCATTGTCTCGTTATTGACATTTGCCGGTTCTGTCCTAGCTAGTTACCTGATCAGTTTTCTACCTGGCGCACAATACATTATCGGTCATACACATTATGAAAGCACACGGCTCAAGTGA
- a CDS encoding glycosyltransferase family 2 protein → MKKDIETDLISVIVPIFNVEAYLRPCIESILASTYTTLQIILVNDGSTDHSGEICDEYTRKDTRIEVIHQKNAGLSPARNSGMKAAKGKYISFIDGDDYIHPQMYEVLLEALQEGNYSFSMILGKQVYDNDKSYSIPSAYTKSILTQEIMIKSLFNHSTPQQGIKEVQAQVVWNKLYKRELLDNEFFQETGTEDTEFNCRIYQKSCQAVIIDIPMYYWVQRPTSITHQKVNPRYIDRADSYYLCLQNIPKENTVYRGCCLEKLFKMIINVRYHASNTPYRHLAHLTAKRLKKQTANEFLKNRHIPFHIKLSLLSFYYIPPLYSGFMKLCETKARKK, encoded by the coding sequence ATGAAAAAAGATATAGAAACGGATTTAATAAGCGTCATCGTTCCTATTTTTAATGTAGAAGCCTATCTCCGCCCATGCATCGAAAGCATATTGGCATCAACTTATACAACCTTGCAAATCATATTAGTGAATGACGGTTCCACCGACCATTCCGGAGAAATTTGCGATGAATATACCCGGAAAGACACCCGCATTGAAGTGATTCATCAGAAAAACGCAGGATTGTCTCCGGCTAGAAATAGCGGGATGAAAGCTGCCAAAGGAAAATACATCTCTTTCATTGACGGTGATGATTATATCCATCCGCAAATGTATGAAGTGCTGTTGGAAGCATTACAGGAAGGTAATTATAGCTTTTCCATGATTTTAGGAAAACAGGTATATGACAATGACAAATCTTATTCAATTCCTTCCGCTTACACAAAAAGCATTCTTACACAAGAAATAATGATAAAAAGTTTATTCAACCATTCCACCCCACAGCAAGGAATAAAAGAAGTTCAAGCGCAAGTAGTATGGAACAAACTTTATAAACGGGAGTTGTTGGATAATGAGTTTTTCCAAGAGACCGGTACAGAAGATACTGAGTTCAACTGCCGGATCTATCAAAAATCTTGTCAAGCTGTCATAATAGATATCCCCATGTACTACTGGGTACAACGACCTACGAGTATCACACATCAAAAGGTAAATCCCCGTTACATAGACCGTGCCGATTCCTACTATCTCTGCTTGCAAAACATTCCAAAAGAAAATACAGTTTACCGGGGATGTTGTTTGGAAAAGCTTTTCAAGATGATAATCAACGTGAGGTATCATGCGTCAAACACGCCTTACCGGCATCTGGCACACCTTACAGCGAAAAGACTAAAAAAGCAAACAGCCAACGAGTTCCTGAAAAACAGACATATCCCCTTTCATATAAAACTTTCACTCCTCAGTTTCTATTACATTCCGCCCCTGTACAGCGGATTCATGAAACTGTGCGAGACAAAAGCACGAAAAAAATAA
- a CDS encoding glycosyltransferase family 2 protein, which translates to MISIIVPVYNTAPYLPQCLDSLVNQTYRDIEIICVNDGSTDNSPDILKAYAERDSRILVIHQENLGLSGARNKGLESARGEWVMFVDSDDWIGTDCCKTLLSHTDKQTDVCLFSYIREFANQSFPQYLFSDKKMVYQGSSIHWLYARLIAPNDQELRLPGKIDSLSTAWGKLYKTSLIKEHGLRFVPVRQIGTEDLLFNVYYFTWVKKAIYLPDLFYHYRKNNITSLTKLYKPHLTEQWNLLFRLIEEWITPLHREDLEKALTYRRALSLIGQGLNITFSPVSFMKQHGALSAILSSHEYRTSIRQLPMNYFPIHWRLFFEMARFRSTTGVLCLLKLIKFIIER; encoded by the coding sequence ATGATCAGTATCATTGTACCGGTTTATAATACAGCCCCTTACCTGCCCCAATGTCTGGATTCGTTAGTGAACCAGACTTATCGGGACATTGAGATTATTTGTGTAAATGACGGATCGACGGATAATTCACCGGATATTCTGAAAGCATACGCGGAAAGGGACAGCCGGATCCTTGTTATCCATCAGGAGAACCTAGGACTATCAGGCGCTCGTAACAAAGGTCTGGAGAGTGCCCGTGGAGAATGGGTGATGTTTGTGGACAGCGATGACTGGATAGGAACAGACTGCTGCAAAACACTTCTTTCACACACCGACAAACAAACGGATGTCTGTCTTTTCTCTTACATTCGTGAATTTGCCAACCAGTCCTTTCCTCAATATCTGTTCAGCGACAAAAAGATGGTTTATCAAGGATCTTCAATCCACTGGCTCTATGCGCGACTTATAGCTCCTAACGATCAAGAATTGCGTTTGCCCGGAAAGATAGACAGTTTGTCTACAGCTTGGGGAAAACTATATAAGACATCACTCATCAAAGAACATGGCCTTCGGTTTGTTCCTGTCAGACAAATCGGTACAGAGGACTTACTCTTCAATGTGTATTATTTCACTTGGGTAAAAAAAGCCATCTATCTGCCTGACTTGTTCTACCATTATCGAAAAAACAACATCACCTCGCTAACCAAACTGTATAAACCCCATCTGACTGAACAGTGGAACCTGTTATTCCGGTTAATAGAAGAATGGATAACTCCCTTACACCGGGAAGACCTTGAAAAGGCTTTAACATATCGCCGGGCATTAAGCCTGATAGGACAAGGATTGAACATCACCTTTTCACCGGTCAGCTTCATGAAACAACACGGTGCATTGTCCGCAATTTTGAGTTCACATGAATATAGGACAAGTATCCGGCAGTTACCGATGAACTATTTTCCGATACACTGGAGGCTATTTTTTGAAATGGCACGATTCCGGTCTACCACAGGAGTTTTGTGCCTATTGAAACTTATAAAATTTATTATAGAACGATGA
- a CDS encoding glycosyltransferase family 1 protein, with translation MDKQAQPMDASADRKSNEINVTMEEPIRILMLFTIMNRGGAETMVMNYYRHIDRNRVQFDFMVHRQERGAYDDEIEAMGGKIYRMIPLHPFTFNTYRKQISDFFDQHPEYRIIHGHCSESGYFVYREAAGRRVPVIIAHAHNAHALFDTKWLFRTYFKHTMRPYLTQGFTCGKEAARWLFGNELGKKAILQRNAIDTFLYRFDEAVRLEVRQELHLSKDVTVVGHVGRFNRQKNHEFLLEVFHKYVQEFNPTAHLLLVGTGELQKAIQKKVQQFRLTDQVHLLGGRPDVNRLLQAMDLFLFPSFMEGLSVSMVEAQCAGLPCVVSDRIPREAALTDQVSFLSLETAPRQWACEIERVRCMASRRTGYYQQIADAGYDIVKNAEWLQNYYLGQWNKTR, from the coding sequence ATGGATAAACAAGCTCAGCCAATGGATGCATCGGCTGACAGGAAATCGAATGAAATAAATGTCACAATGGAAGAACCTATCAGAATATTGATGCTTTTCACCATCATGAACCGGGGAGGTGCCGAAACGATGGTCATGAACTACTACCGTCACATAGACCGCAACCGGGTTCAGTTTGATTTCATGGTACACCGGCAGGAACGGGGCGCATACGATGATGAAATAGAGGCAATGGGTGGCAAGATCTACCGTATGATCCCCCTCCATCCGTTCACCTTCAATACATACAGAAAACAAATTTCCGACTTTTTCGACCAACATCCGGAGTATCGGATTATCCATGGGCATTGTTCGGAATCGGGATATTTCGTTTACCGGGAAGCAGCAGGGCGAAGAGTACCCGTAATTATTGCGCACGCACACAACGCACACGCTTTATTCGATACTAAATGGCTTTTCCGCACCTATTTCAAGCATACCATGCGCCCTTACCTGACCCAAGGGTTTACCTGTGGGAAAGAAGCCGCCCGATGGTTGTTTGGAAACGAGTTGGGGAAAAAAGCGATTTTGCAACGCAATGCCATCGACACGTTCCTATACAGGTTTGATGAAGCGGTGCGGCTGGAGGTTCGTCAAGAACTTCACTTGTCCAAAGATGTTACGGTCGTGGGACACGTCGGACGTTTCAACCGACAGAAGAACCATGAGTTCCTCTTGGAGGTGTTTCATAAATATGTGCAGGAGTTTAATCCCACAGCACACCTGCTGCTGGTTGGTACGGGGGAATTGCAAAAAGCCATTCAAAAAAAGGTACAACAGTTCCGTTTGACAGACCAAGTACATTTGTTGGGGGGACGTCCGGATGTAAACCGCCTGTTGCAAGCGATGGATCTGTTTTTGTTCCCCTCTTTTATGGAAGGCCTTTCCGTTTCTATGGTTGAGGCGCAATGTGCCGGCCTGCCCTGCGTTGTGTCCGATCGCATTCCCCGCGAAGCGGCTTTGACCGACCAAGTCTCCTTCCTCTCATTGGAAACAGCTCCTCGACAATGGGCATGCGAAATAGAGAGAGTGCGCTGTATGGCAAGCCGACGCACTGGTTATTACCAACAAATAGCCGATGCCGGTTACGACATTGTGAAAAACGCCGAATGGCTTCAGAATTATTATTTAGGACAATGGAACAAAACAAGATAG
- a CDS encoding glycosyltransferase family 32 protein: MIPRTIHYCWFGDKEKPAEVLRMIANWQKHCPGYEIKEWNENNFDIRLNRYCEEAYATKKWAFVSDVARLWALVHEGGVYMDTDVELVRPLDRLLTNKAFLGFEGTQWVGTNLIGAEPSHSFFIELLKSYDHRCFITPDGKPDQTTNVEELTRKLEKVYGFRKDGSFQQLGDITLYPTDYFCPYDYIDGQLHRTENTYSIHWYSQTWIKRSRWINKLSQWMHRLTGNRMK, encoded by the coding sequence ATGATCCCGAGAACAATACACTATTGTTGGTTTGGAGATAAGGAAAAGCCTGCTGAAGTACTCCGCATGATAGCGAACTGGCAGAAACATTGTCCCGGTTACGAAATAAAGGAGTGGAACGAAAATAACTTCGACATCCGTCTGAACCGCTATTGCGAAGAGGCATACGCTACCAAGAAATGGGCTTTTGTGAGCGATGTGGCACGTTTGTGGGCATTGGTACACGAAGGAGGTGTCTATATGGACACGGATGTAGAATTGGTACGTCCCTTGGATAGGTTACTGACGAATAAGGCCTTTTTAGGATTCGAAGGAACTCAATGGGTAGGAACGAACCTGATAGGAGCAGAACCCTCCCACTCTTTCTTCATTGAATTATTAAAGTCATACGATCATCGCTGTTTCATCACCCCGGATGGGAAACCGGACCAGACCACCAACGTAGAAGAGCTGACCCGCAAACTGGAAAAGGTTTACGGATTCAGAAAGGACGGCAGTTTTCAGCAGCTCGGAGACATCACTCTCTATCCTACGGATTATTTCTGTCCGTATGATTACATCGACGGGCAGTTACACCGCACCGAAAATACATATTCCATCCATTGGTATAGCCAGACATGGATCAAACGAAGCCGATGGATAAACAAGCTCAGCCAATGGATGCATCGGCTGACAGGAAATCGAATGAAATAA
- a CDS encoding glycosyltransferase family 4 protein, whose protein sequence is MKIAYCTDSICYAGGIQRVTIAKANKLALKNEVWIIVTDNKDKPVFPLSTKVHLVNCDINYFEDDWKSRFYILKGIIYKRKQHKKRLKEILNQIQPDIVISTGTSEKNFLPYLSVSSHPVFIREIHSNKNYRSLHAQSVFDKLLAILGDFIDYRIHLKKYDRTVVLTKEDKVVHWGKNTEVDVCVIPNPIISFGSKKASLINKKVIAVGRLAFPKNFSSLISAWKYVIERHADWTLEIWGEGELRTELEEQIRNNQLTNNIFLKGYTYDIFSPLYEASIFTLTSLFEGLPLVIIEAMSCGVPVVSYACPCGPQDIIADGHDGFLVPVNNEKVLADRICRLIEDKELRKEMGKAARLKAEQYDIKNIIPMWMELFNQLINEKRK, encoded by the coding sequence ATGAAAATAGCATATTGTACAGATAGTATTTGCTATGCAGGAGGGATTCAAAGAGTCACAATAGCCAAAGCAAATAAATTAGCTCTAAAGAATGAGGTTTGGATTATTGTGACCGACAATAAAGACAAACCAGTATTCCCCCTTTCCACTAAGGTACATTTGGTAAATTGTGACATAAATTATTTTGAAGATGACTGGAAATCCCGTTTTTATATATTGAAAGGTATTATCTATAAAAGGAAACAACATAAAAAACGGTTGAAAGAGATACTGAACCAAATACAGCCGGATATTGTCATATCTACCGGAACAAGTGAGAAAAACTTTTTACCTTACCTGTCGGTCAGCTCCCATCCGGTTTTTATCAGAGAGATACATAGCAATAAAAATTACAGGTCATTACATGCCCAAAGTGTATTCGACAAACTCCTTGCCATTTTGGGAGACTTCATTGATTATCGCATACACCTTAAAAAATATGACCGGACGGTGGTACTTACAAAAGAAGATAAAGTTGTCCATTGGGGAAAAAATACAGAAGTGGATGTGTGTGTCATTCCTAATCCTATTATTTCATTTGGTTCGAAAAAAGCTTCATTAATAAATAAAAAAGTAATTGCTGTAGGAAGATTGGCATTTCCTAAAAATTTCAGCTCGTTAATTTCCGCATGGAAGTATGTAATAGAAAGGCATGCTGACTGGACTTTAGAAATATGGGGTGAAGGAGAATTAAGAACTGAATTGGAAGAACAAATAAGAAACAATCAATTGACAAACAATATTTTCTTAAAAGGATATACTTATGATATATTTTCCCCATTATATGAAGCGTCAATTTTCACATTAACTTCGCTTTTTGAAGGTCTCCCATTGGTTATCATCGAAGCCATGTCTTGTGGAGTTCCTGTCGTCTCATACGCTTGCCCCTGCGGACCGCAGGACATCATAGCCGACGGGCATGATGGATTTCTCGTACCCGTTAATAACGAGAAGGTATTGGCTGACAGAATCTGCCGGTTGATAGAGGATAAAGAACTTCGTAAGGAAATGGGAAAAGCCGCCCGTTTGAAAGCAGAACAGTATGATATAAAAAATATCATCCCTATGTGGATGGAATTATTTAATCAGCTTATCAATGAAAAAAGAAAATGA